The following proteins are co-located in the Paludibaculum fermentans genome:
- a CDS encoding helix-turn-helix domain-containing protein yields the protein MVRYREHAPPAHLAGSVECFWTYDADSANSPQRVLPDACEDIVFMPDSGLLAAVGTMTRAQVYAHTQPQTLVGVRFHPSMARQFLGIAANELTDSLVDLSGLWGGRGEQLRSRMSSAATGEEAVSLLAGELRPGEETPAQKMVLWVVEQAGRVRLDDLARFAGLSQRHLRRVFLEQTGVSPKLFCRVVRFRSLVSRLSQGVEANWADLALDYGYYDQSHLVNEFRELSGVTPTSYVARP from the coding sequence ATGGTGCGCTACCGGGAACACGCTCCGCCCGCCCATCTCGCCGGTTCAGTGGAGTGTTTCTGGACCTACGACGCGGATAGCGCGAATTCTCCCCAACGCGTGCTGCCGGACGCCTGCGAGGACATCGTCTTCATGCCGGACAGCGGCCTGCTGGCGGCGGTGGGTACGATGACCAGGGCGCAAGTCTATGCGCACACCCAGCCCCAGACCCTGGTCGGCGTGCGGTTTCATCCTTCGATGGCAAGGCAGTTCCTGGGCATTGCGGCAAACGAGTTGACCGACTCACTGGTCGACTTGAGCGGCCTGTGGGGCGGGCGGGGGGAGCAATTGCGAAGCCGGATGAGTTCGGCGGCGACGGGCGAAGAGGCGGTTTCCCTGCTGGCCGGTGAATTGCGGCCCGGGGAGGAGACTCCGGCCCAAAAGATGGTGCTGTGGGTGGTGGAGCAGGCCGGACGCGTCCGGTTGGACGACCTGGCCCGTTTCGCGGGGCTCAGCCAGCGGCATCTGCGGCGGGTGTTCCTGGAGCAGACGGGGGTATCGCCGAAGCTATTCTGCCGGGTGGTGCGATTCCGCAGCCTGGTCAGCCGGTTGTCTCAAGGCGTCGAGGCGAACTGGGCGGATCTGGCGCTGGACTACGGGTACTATGACCAGAGCCATCTGGTGAACGAGTTCCGCGAGCTCAGCGGGGTGACGCCCACCAGCTATGTTGCGCGGCCATGA
- a CDS encoding VOC family protein, with protein sequence MKITAVLIVEAIEPCLTFWVDRLGFDKTVEVPEGDRLGFVILQKHGAELMFQTRESVGKDVPEMIPGLTGQGIGLFIEVPDFDELLSRVAGMEVVMPERTAFYGMREIVVREPGGFAVCFASRVEAANA encoded by the coding sequence ATGAAGATTACAGCCGTACTGATCGTGGAAGCTATTGAGCCGTGCCTGACATTCTGGGTCGACAGGCTCGGGTTTGACAAGACCGTGGAAGTACCGGAAGGGGATCGCCTGGGCTTCGTGATCCTCCAGAAGCACGGCGCGGAGCTGATGTTCCAGACGCGCGAGAGTGTGGGCAAGGATGTTCCGGAGATGATTCCGGGGCTGACCGGGCAAGGCATTGGCCTGTTCATCGAGGTGCCGGATTTTGACGAGCTTCTGAGCCGTGTGGCCGGGATGGAAGTAGTGATGCCGGAGCGGACGGCGTTCTATGGAATGAGGGAGATCGTGGTGCGGGAGCCGGGCGGATTCGCCGTGTGTTTCGCCAGCAGAGTGGAAGCTGCGAACGCCTGA
- a CDS encoding DUF4331 domain-containing protein yields the protein MTLRSKTLRTSLAMLMATLTIQQPAVFAASHREAPITALDQKADITDWYTFVSPERADKVIMILNVDPFLEPSNGPNYFPFDPGILYEMKVDNNHDGVPDVTFQIRFKTEIRAPGVFTGFVGNLAGIPAITALDGAGSEGFNLRQSYTVTMVTKAGSQELTAGMNTYAVPANVGPKTMPDYNGLRAQGVYSLGQGVRVFAGTVADPFYIDLGGFFDSVNLRKAAGGGVLPAMAEGDDQHNYAPNSLAGFDVNTIALEVPISMLTSDGKVHAAGDKEAVIGTYGTTSRHKTTVMGDAGAETWAQVQRLGNPLINEAIIGTGSKDKFSMDDPINDAQFANFVLDPLAAKILGSIGVPVAPAPRTDLLLLVQYAAPICPGCGAGDAGPVADLLRLNTGIRPTAFTQQKRLGFLAGDLSGFPNGRRLGDDVFDIALRAVAGILVDGKKYGTPLGDGVNTGTAPLQPSFPFMAPAYSGRDSVHAGPGQPGCAYYESGICPSL from the coding sequence ATGACACTCAGATCAAAGACACTTCGAACGTCACTCGCCATGCTCATGGCGACCCTCACCATCCAACAGCCGGCGGTGTTTGCCGCCAGCCATCGCGAGGCGCCCATCACGGCCCTCGACCAGAAAGCCGACATCACGGACTGGTACACCTTTGTCAGCCCCGAACGGGCCGACAAGGTCATCATGATCCTGAATGTCGACCCCTTCCTCGAACCGTCAAATGGTCCGAATTACTTTCCCTTTGACCCCGGCATCCTCTATGAGATGAAGGTCGATAACAATCACGATGGCGTGCCGGATGTCACCTTCCAGATCCGCTTTAAGACCGAGATCCGCGCCCCTGGCGTCTTCACCGGTTTCGTCGGCAACCTGGCCGGCATTCCGGCCATCACCGCGCTCGACGGCGCCGGCTCGGAAGGCTTCAACCTGCGCCAGAGCTACACCGTCACCATGGTGACCAAGGCCGGCTCCCAGGAACTGACGGCCGGGATGAACACCTACGCCGTACCCGCCAACGTCGGCCCCAAGACCATGCCCGACTACAACGGCCTGCGCGCCCAGGGCGTCTATAGCCTGGGCCAGGGCGTACGCGTCTTCGCCGGCACCGTGGCCGATCCCTTCTACATCGACCTCGGCGGCTTCTTCGACTCCGTCAACCTGCGCAAAGCGGCCGGCGGCGGCGTGCTGCCCGCCATGGCCGAAGGCGACGATCAACACAACTACGCGCCCAACTCCCTTGCGGGCTTCGACGTGAACACCATCGCACTGGAAGTGCCCATCAGCATGCTCACCAGCGACGGCAAGGTTCACGCGGCCGGCGACAAGGAAGCGGTCATCGGCACCTACGGCACCACCTCGCGGCATAAGACGACGGTGATGGGCGACGCGGGCGCCGAAACCTGGGCCCAAGTCCAGCGCCTCGGCAATCCGCTGATCAACGAAGCCATCATCGGCACCGGCTCGAAGGACAAGTTCAGCATGGACGATCCGATCAACGACGCCCAGTTCGCCAACTTCGTGCTCGACCCGCTGGCCGCCAAGATCCTCGGCAGCATCGGCGTGCCCGTGGCGCCGGCTCCGCGCACTGACCTGCTGCTGCTCGTGCAGTATGCGGCGCCCATCTGCCCCGGTTGCGGCGCTGGCGATGCCGGCCCCGTGGCTGACCTGCTCCGCCTCAACACCGGCATCCGTCCCACCGCCTTCACCCAACAGAAGCGCCTGGGCTTCCTGGCCGGCGATCTCTCCGGCTTCCCGAATGGCCGCCGTTTGGGCGATGACGTGTTCGACATCGCACTGCGCGCCGTGGCCGGCATCCTGGTGGATGGCAAGAAGTACGGCACCCCGCTGGGCGATGGCGTCAACACCGGCACCGCTCCGCTGCAGCCCTCGTTCCCGTTCATGGCGCCTGCCTACAGCGGCCGCGACAGCGTTCACGCTGGCCCCGGTCAGCCCGGCTGCGCTTACTACGAGAGCGGCATCTGCCCGAGTCTCTAA